The following proteins are co-located in the Streptomyces sp. DT2A-34 genome:
- a CDS encoding carbohydrate ABC transporter permease, with product MAAVTTTSTTVRPVRRRFSPGRAAAWALMGLIVLITLLPFYWILRTALSTNAGLSADPTDPLPVDLTGTGFQRALGLQSAEEAVAQGGAGGGLDFWRYLLNSVIVSTLITGCQIFFSAMAAYAFSRLRWRGRDKVFGLFLAGLMVPTIFTLLPNFVLIKQLHLVDTLLGIALPSVFMTPFAVFFLRQFFMNIPREVEEAALLDGAGKVKVFFRVVLPMASTPIITLGVLTYITSWNDYFWPLMVSYSDSSRVLTVALAVFRAQTPATGVDWSGLMAATLIAALPMLVLFACFARRIVSSIGFTGIK from the coding sequence ATGGCTGCCGTGACAACGACCTCGACGACCGTACGGCCGGTCAGGCGCAGGTTCTCCCCGGGGCGGGCCGCCGCCTGGGCCTTGATGGGGCTCATCGTCCTCATCACCCTGCTGCCGTTCTACTGGATCCTGCGCACCGCGCTCTCCACGAACGCGGGTCTCAGCGCCGACCCCACCGATCCGCTGCCCGTCGATCTCACCGGCACCGGCTTCCAGCGGGCCCTCGGTCTGCAGTCGGCCGAGGAGGCGGTCGCGCAGGGCGGCGCGGGCGGCGGGCTCGACTTCTGGCGCTACCTGCTCAACTCGGTGATCGTCTCGACCCTGATCACCGGCTGCCAGATCTTCTTCTCCGCGATGGCCGCGTACGCCTTCTCACGGCTGCGCTGGCGTGGCCGGGACAAGGTGTTCGGTCTGTTCCTGGCCGGGCTGATGGTGCCGACCATCTTCACGCTGCTGCCCAACTTCGTGCTCATCAAGCAACTCCACCTGGTGGACACGCTCCTGGGCATCGCGCTGCCCAGTGTCTTCATGACCCCGTTCGCGGTGTTCTTCCTGCGGCAGTTCTTCATGAACATCCCCCGGGAGGTCGAGGAGGCCGCCCTCCTCGACGGCGCCGGGAAGGTCAAGGTCTTCTTCCGGGTCGTCCTGCCGATGGCGTCCACGCCGATCATCACGCTGGGCGTGCTGACGTACATCACCTCCTGGAACGACTACTTCTGGCCGTTGATGGTCTCCTACAGCGACAGCTCGCGCGTGCTCACCGTGGCGCTGGCGGTCTTCCGGGCGCAGACCCCGGCGACCGGCGTCGACTGGTCGGGGCTCATGGCGGCGACGCTGATCGCCGCGCTGCCGATGCTGGTGCTGTTCGCCTGCTTCGCCCGCCGCATCGTCAGCTCCATCGGCTTCACCGGGATCAAGTGA
- a CDS encoding sugar ABC transporter substrate-binding protein, with translation MRLRKLTALAGALALSLAAGCANGGSAGSSANTVTYWLWDANQLPAYQACAKGFEQENPGLKVKITQLGWSDYWTKLTAGFIAGTQPDVFTDHIQNFGQFADLKVLEPLDDLGIKDSDYQPGLAANWIGQDGHRYGAPKDWDTVALFYNQKMARAAGLTADQLNNLDWNPKDGGTFEKAIAHLTVDRNGKRGDEPGFDKDHVKVYGLASNGGGFGDGQTQWSNFAASAGWSYLDKPRWGTKYQYDSKTFQSVIKWYFGLAKKGYMPPLSDYNVQSNQANTQVAAGKAAAAFDGAWMISTYAGFEGPDIRTALTPVGPTGKRATMMNGLADSITKAARNKEGARKWVAYLASDECQTVVGKYGVVFPATPAGTRAAVAAYDKKGIDVSAFTEPVADKKRFRTFSYPIASYSADMTALMAPAMEDIYGNGKPVSSLDQTSDQINLILGQ, from the coding sequence ATGCGACTTCGAAAGCTGACGGCGCTCGCCGGAGCGCTGGCCCTGTCCCTGGCGGCCGGCTGTGCGAACGGCGGCTCCGCAGGGTCGTCCGCGAACACGGTGACGTACTGGCTGTGGGACGCCAACCAGCTGCCCGCCTACCAGGCCTGCGCCAAGGGGTTCGAGCAGGAGAACCCCGGACTCAAGGTCAAGATCACCCAGTTGGGCTGGAGCGACTACTGGACCAAACTCACCGCCGGCTTCATCGCGGGCACCCAGCCGGACGTGTTCACCGACCACATCCAGAACTTCGGCCAGTTCGCCGACCTGAAGGTCCTCGAGCCGCTCGACGACCTCGGCATCAAGGACTCCGACTACCAGCCGGGGCTCGCCGCCAACTGGATCGGCCAGGACGGCCACCGGTACGGCGCTCCCAAGGACTGGGACACGGTCGCGCTCTTCTACAACCAGAAGATGGCCCGGGCCGCCGGGCTGACCGCCGACCAGCTGAACAACCTGGACTGGAACCCCAAGGACGGCGGCACCTTCGAGAAGGCCATCGCCCACCTGACCGTCGACAGGAACGGCAAGCGCGGCGACGAGCCGGGCTTCGACAAGGACCACGTCAAGGTGTACGGCCTGGCCAGCAACGGCGGCGGCTTCGGCGACGGCCAGACGCAGTGGAGCAACTTCGCGGCCTCCGCCGGTTGGAGCTATCTGGACAAGCCGCGCTGGGGCACGAAGTACCAGTACGACAGCAAGACCTTCCAGTCCGTCATCAAGTGGTACTTCGGTCTGGCGAAGAAGGGCTACATGCCCCCGCTCTCCGACTACAACGTCCAGTCCAACCAGGCGAACACCCAGGTCGCCGCGGGGAAGGCCGCGGCCGCGTTCGACGGTGCCTGGATGATCTCCACCTACGCGGGCTTCGAAGGCCCGGACATCAGGACCGCTCTCACGCCGGTCGGCCCGACCGGCAAGCGCGCCACCATGATGAACGGTCTCGCCGACTCCATCACCAAGGCCGCCAGGAACAAGGAGGGCGCCCGCAAGTGGGTGGCGTACCTGGCCTCCGACGAGTGCCAGACCGTCGTCGGCAAGTACGGCGTCGTCTTCCCCGCCACCCCGGCCGGCACCAGGGCCGCCGTCGCCGCGTACGACAAGAAGGGCATCGACGTCTCGGCGTTCACCGAACCCGTCGCCGACAAGAAGCGCTTCAGGACCTTCTCCTACCCGATCGCCAGCTACTCGGCGGACATGACGGCGCTCATGGCGCCCGCGATGGAGGACATCTACGGCAACGGAAAGCCCGTGAGCAGCCTCGACCAGACCAGCGACCAGATCAACCTCATCCTCGGCCAGTGA
- a CDS encoding Gfo/Idh/MocA family protein has protein sequence MTFSLGIVGAGQFSGQFATLFQAHPGVSDVYVTDLLPERAEQLADAQGLAGPFPSYEAMLESKAVDAVAIFTQRWTHGPLVLQGLNAGKHVYSAVPMAITAEEIAAIIDAVKATGLTYMMGETSQYNPATVHARNQIAEGAFGRLFYAEGDYVHDMDLGFYEAYQYSGGENWKATASYPPLLYPTHAVGGVLGAWRTHAVSVSAIGVVDDRGDGVFDKSVSQFGNDVSNATALFEVAGGGSFRTNEFRRVGYPSHIRESRFRFFGTEASMEQLATVALWQDKKGVQDISELLEPKPTMAPDDPSLQHIAPDLRAAFTSGSAPVHDRSRLPREFDHLHNGHEGSHHFLVDDFVTAVNTRTLPSVNAWVAARYTLPGIVAHESARQGGVRLEIPDFGDAPEA, from the coding sequence ATGACGTTCTCCCTCGGCATCGTCGGCGCCGGCCAGTTCTCCGGCCAGTTCGCCACGCTGTTCCAGGCCCACCCCGGTGTCAGCGACGTGTACGTCACCGATCTGCTGCCCGAGCGGGCCGAGCAGCTCGCCGACGCGCAGGGACTGGCCGGCCCCTTCCCCTCGTACGAGGCGATGCTGGAGTCGAAGGCCGTCGACGCGGTCGCGATCTTCACCCAGCGCTGGACCCACGGCCCGCTGGTCCTCCAGGGCCTGAACGCGGGCAAGCACGTCTACTCCGCCGTCCCCATGGCGATCACCGCGGAGGAGATCGCCGCGATCATCGACGCGGTCAAGGCGACCGGGCTGACGTACATGATGGGTGAGACCAGTCAGTACAACCCGGCGACCGTGCACGCCCGCAACCAGATCGCCGAGGGCGCCTTCGGGCGGCTCTTCTACGCCGAGGGCGACTACGTCCACGACATGGACCTCGGGTTCTACGAGGCGTACCAGTACAGCGGCGGCGAGAACTGGAAGGCGACCGCCAGCTATCCCCCGCTGCTGTACCCGACGCACGCGGTGGGCGGCGTGCTCGGGGCCTGGCGGACGCACGCGGTGAGCGTGTCGGCGATCGGGGTCGTGGACGACCGCGGCGACGGCGTCTTCGACAAGTCCGTCAGCCAGTTCGGCAACGACGTCTCCAACGCGACCGCACTGTTCGAGGTCGCGGGCGGCGGCTCGTTCCGTACGAACGAGTTCCGGCGGGTGGGCTACCCGTCCCACATACGGGAATCCCGCTTCCGCTTCTTCGGCACCGAGGCGAGCATGGAGCAGCTCGCCACGGTTGCCCTGTGGCAGGACAAGAAGGGCGTGCAGGACATCAGCGAGCTGCTGGAGCCCAAGCCGACCATGGCTCCTGACGACCCGTCACTCCAGCACATCGCGCCGGATCTGCGGGCCGCTTTCACCTCGGGTTCGGCGCCGGTGCACGACCGCTCCCGGCTGCCCCGGGAGTTCGACCATCTGCACAACGGCCATGAGGGCAGCCACCACTTCCTGGTGGACGACTTCGTGACGGCCGTCAACACGCGCACCCTGCCGTCCGTGAACGCGTGGGTCGCGGCCCGCTACACCCTGCCGGGCATCGTCGCGCATGAGTCGGCGCGGCAGGGCGGGGTCAGGCTGGAGATCCCGGACTTCGGAGACGCCCCCGAGGCGTGA
- a CDS encoding L,D-transpeptidase translates to MADIRRRRAVALGITGGLVAPLTLALGAAPAQAASCTTQTGPYQKQVEKFLGRPVDGKQSAADCKAIQAFQNKHGITPNVGYAGPVTWGVMDLMNKQKAVGNNPNKDGKCPTNKGRIACVNLTLQLSWIQDGSRLVYGPVPVRTGRNGYETRTGLKKIYWRDIDHVSSIYDVPMPYSQFFDGGQAFHSAGVSMWNPPGSHGCVNMTKTVAKKYWSLLKNGDDVYVYGRKPGT, encoded by the coding sequence ATGGCGGACATACGCAGACGGCGAGCAGTCGCGCTCGGCATCACCGGAGGACTGGTCGCACCGCTCACGCTCGCACTCGGCGCCGCGCCGGCGCAGGCCGCGAGCTGTACGACGCAGACCGGGCCGTACCAGAAGCAGGTGGAGAAGTTCCTCGGCCGACCGGTCGACGGCAAGCAGTCCGCCGCCGACTGCAAGGCCATCCAGGCCTTCCAGAACAAGCACGGCATCACCCCGAACGTGGGCTACGCCGGTCCCGTCACCTGGGGCGTGATGGACCTGATGAACAAGCAGAAGGCCGTCGGGAACAACCCCAACAAGGACGGCAAGTGCCCGACGAACAAGGGCCGCATCGCCTGCGTCAACCTCACGCTCCAGCTGAGCTGGATCCAGGACGGCAGCAGGCTGGTCTACGGCCCCGTACCGGTGCGCACCGGCCGCAACGGCTACGAGACCCGCACCGGCCTGAAGAAGATCTACTGGCGGGACATCGACCACGTGTCGAGCATCTACGACGTGCCGATGCCGTACTCCCAGTTCTTCGACGGCGGCCAGGCCTTCCACTCGGCCGGCGTCAGCATGTGGAACCCGCCGGGCTCGCACGGCTGCGTCAACATGACCAAGACCGTCGCCAAGAAGTACTGGTCGCTGTTGAAGAACGGCGACGACGTCTACGTGTACGGCCGCAAGCCGGGCACCTGA
- a CDS encoding PucR family transcriptional regulator, producing the protein MRRRPRSPGTGLTSTYAVARKWLGERGGMLSGGARSTVLKAPAVLGVGLDRLRRLPLRPSSGRRLQASGRVPVRSPFMDPAAVSPPSASISLRQLLMALGDTLVEVQAAPAGLDVEIRGVALLDPEDPPTAQPGELVLVIGARGRAAFPALRAAARDGATAVVVKLDGPGQAAALSETAAEAGVALLSLRSEARWEQVNALARAALDDAPPGRPGEGAEEGDLFSLAQTTAVLTSGIVSIEDAANRVLAYSRSTDSDEIDDLRRRSILGWQGPEAYLAKLREWGVFQHLRSSDQVIGIDSHPELGIRRRLAVAIRSGDRQLGTIWVQEGSAPLSEHSEQALLGAARVAAHHLVRRRRELSEDLTLTRTLLAGLLEGSTGPQPLATHLGFDAGLPAAVLGFSYGTAGVVAAPETSHVGAAPELAHTEVTNLISVHIAARHRSALVTQLDPRIYVLLPQLPRSVGTDTLRGWCQEITDAARRHLGLPLCGSVGCLVPGLGDVPESRRESDRILDAMMGAGLPIAVAALPDIQAEVLVSEMLTLLTAHPEIRDPRLTALVRHDSRHQGRLAESLLAYLNSFGDVRAAAAQLHVHPNTLRYRIRRAEELTGMDLSRPDQRLLAMLQLRLPPTP; encoded by the coding sequence GTGCGACGCCGACCGCGCTCACCGGGGACGGGGCTGACGAGCACGTACGCCGTCGCCCGGAAATGGCTCGGCGAGCGCGGCGGCATGCTGTCGGGCGGCGCCCGCTCCACCGTCCTCAAGGCGCCGGCCGTGCTCGGCGTCGGCCTGGACCGGCTGCGCCGCCTGCCGCTGCGGCCATCCTCCGGGCGACGTTTGCAGGCCAGCGGTCGTGTCCCAGTACGATCCCCGTTCATGGATCCGGCCGCGGTGTCTCCGCCCTCAGCCAGCATCAGCCTGCGTCAGTTGCTGATGGCCCTGGGGGACACGCTGGTGGAGGTGCAGGCCGCTCCCGCCGGGCTCGACGTCGAGATCCGGGGCGTCGCCCTGCTCGATCCGGAGGATCCTCCGACTGCCCAGCCGGGTGAGCTGGTCCTCGTCATCGGTGCCCGGGGCCGCGCCGCCTTTCCCGCGTTGCGGGCCGCCGCACGCGACGGAGCCACCGCCGTCGTGGTCAAACTGGACGGTCCCGGTCAGGCCGCGGCCCTCAGCGAGACGGCCGCCGAGGCCGGGGTGGCCCTGCTCTCGCTGCGCAGTGAGGCGCGCTGGGAGCAGGTGAACGCGTTGGCCCGTGCCGCCCTCGACGACGCCCCTCCGGGCCGCCCCGGCGAAGGGGCCGAGGAGGGCGACCTTTTCTCGCTCGCCCAGACCACCGCCGTGCTCACCAGCGGCATCGTCAGCATCGAGGACGCCGCCAACCGGGTGCTGGCCTACTCGCGCTCCACCGACTCCGACGAGATCGACGACCTGCGGCGGCGGTCCATCCTCGGCTGGCAGGGTCCGGAGGCGTACCTGGCGAAGCTGCGCGAGTGGGGCGTGTTCCAGCACCTGCGCTCCAGCGACCAGGTGATCGGTATCGACAGCCACCCGGAGCTGGGGATCCGCCGCCGGCTCGCGGTGGCCATCAGGTCCGGGGACCGGCAGCTGGGCACCATCTGGGTGCAGGAGGGCTCGGCGCCCCTGTCCGAGCACTCGGAGCAGGCGCTGCTGGGCGCCGCCCGGGTCGCCGCGCACCACCTGGTACGCCGCCGCCGGGAGCTCTCCGAGGACCTGACGCTCACCCGGACCCTGCTGGCCGGACTTCTGGAGGGGAGCACCGGGCCGCAGCCGCTCGCCACCCACCTGGGATTCGACGCCGGCCTCCCGGCCGCCGTCCTGGGGTTCTCGTACGGGACCGCGGGGGTCGTCGCCGCGCCGGAGACGAGCCATGTCGGCGCCGCACCGGAGCTGGCCCACACCGAGGTCACCAACCTGATCTCGGTGCACATCGCCGCCCGGCACCGCAGCGCGCTGGTCACCCAGCTCGACCCCCGTATCTATGTGCTGCTGCCCCAGCTGCCCCGCAGCGTCGGCACGGACACCCTGCGCGGCTGGTGCCAGGAGATCACCGACGCCGCCCGCCGCCACCTGGGCCTGCCGCTGTGCGGCTCGGTCGGCTGCCTGGTCCCCGGGCTCGGTGACGTCCCCGAGTCGCGCCGGGAGTCCGACCGCATCCTCGACGCCATGATGGGCGCCGGCCTTCCCATCGCGGTCGCCGCGCTGCCGGACATCCAGGCGGAGGTCCTGGTCAGCGAGATGCTGACGCTGCTCACCGCCCATCCCGAGATACGCGATCCACGGCTGACCGCCCTGGTGCGGCACGACAGCCGTCACCAGGGCCGACTGGCCGAGTCCCTGCTGGCGTATCTGAACTCCTTCGGTGACGTGCGGGCGGCCGCGGCCCAGCTGCATGTGCACCCCAACACGCTGCGCTACCGCATCCGCCGGGCCGAGGAACTCACCGGCATGGACCTGAGCCGTCCGGACCAGCGTCTGCTGGCCATGCTCCAGCTGCGACTGCCGCCGACCCCCTGA
- a CDS encoding amino acid permease produces MTTRPPGSATPATPPTLAQPPQQEGLRAGLKNRHLSMIAIGGVIGAGLFVGSASGIAAAGPGILVSYVLVGALVVFVMRMLGEMAAANPTSGSFSAYADRALGRWAGFSIGWLYWFFWVVVLAVEATAGAVILEGWVPAVPQWAWALIVMVVLTATNLASVGSFGEFEFWFAGIKVVAIAGFIVLGGLAIFGVLPGSDHTATGFANLTEHGGFLPNGPGAILTGILLVVFSFMGSEIVTLAAGESPDARRAVAKATRSVIWRVGVFYVGSILVVVALLPWNDPSIAKHGSYVAALDSIGIPHAGQIMNVVVLTAVLSCLNSGLYTASRMAFSLGQRGDAPRSFVRTNSRGVPQAAILASVAFGFVAVAFNYLWKDTVFQFLLNSSGAIALFVWLVICFSQLRMRGIILRESPEKLVVRMWLFPYLTWATIGMISFVLVYMLTDDSEGGGRSQVLLSVLVAALVIAVSLVRERSRRDRTEDAVAPR; encoded by the coding sequence ATGACTACACGTCCCCCTGGCTCGGCCACCCCCGCCACACCGCCCACACTCGCCCAGCCTCCGCAGCAGGAAGGGCTCCGGGCCGGTCTCAAGAACCGCCATTTGTCGATGATCGCCATCGGCGGGGTGATCGGCGCCGGCCTGTTCGTGGGCTCCGCCTCCGGTATCGCCGCCGCCGGGCCCGGCATCCTGGTGTCGTACGTACTGGTCGGCGCGCTGGTCGTCTTCGTGATGCGGATGCTCGGCGAGATGGCCGCGGCCAATCCGACCTCCGGTTCCTTCTCCGCCTACGCGGACCGGGCACTCGGGCGTTGGGCCGGGTTCTCGATCGGCTGGCTGTACTGGTTCTTCTGGGTCGTCGTGCTCGCCGTGGAGGCGACCGCGGGTGCCGTGATCCTGGAGGGGTGGGTGCCGGCCGTACCGCAGTGGGCCTGGGCGCTGATCGTGATGGTGGTGCTGACGGCCACGAACCTGGCCTCGGTCGGCTCGTTCGGCGAGTTCGAGTTCTGGTTCGCGGGCATCAAGGTGGTCGCCATCGCGGGCTTCATCGTCCTCGGCGGCCTGGCGATCTTCGGTGTGCTGCCCGGCTCCGACCACACCGCGACCGGCTTCGCCAATCTCACCGAGCACGGCGGCTTCCTGCCCAACGGTCCGGGTGCGATCCTCACCGGCATCCTGCTGGTCGTCTTCTCCTTCATGGGCAGCGAGATCGTCACCCTCGCCGCCGGTGAGTCCCCGGACGCGCGGCGGGCGGTCGCCAAGGCCACCAGGAGTGTCATCTGGCGGGTCGGCGTGTTCTACGTCGGCTCGATCCTCGTCGTGGTCGCGCTGCTGCCGTGGAACGACCCCTCGATCGCCAAGCACGGCTCGTACGTGGCGGCCCTGGACTCGATCGGTATCCCGCACGCCGGGCAGATCATGAACGTCGTCGTGCTGACGGCCGTGCTGTCCTGTCTCAACTCCGGCCTCTACACCGCCTCCCGCATGGCCTTCTCCCTCGGTCAGCGTGGCGACGCGCCGCGGTCCTTCGTCCGCACGAACTCCCGCGGCGTGCCGCAGGCGGCCATCCTGGCCTCCGTGGCCTTCGGTTTCGTCGCGGTCGCCTTCAACTACCTGTGGAAGGACACCGTCTTCCAGTTCCTGCTGAACTCCTCGGGCGCGATCGCGCTCTTCGTGTGGCTGGTCATCTGCTTCTCGCAACTGCGGATGCGGGGGATCATCCTGCGCGAGAGCCCGGAGAAGCTCGTGGTCCGTATGTGGCTGTTCCCGTATCTGACGTGGGCGACGATCGGGATGATCTCGTTCGTCCTCGTCTACATGCTCACCGACGACAGCGAGGGCGGCGGCCGCAGTCAGGTCCTGCTCTCCGTACTCGTCGCCGCGCTGGTGATCGCGGTCTCGTTGGTGCGGGAGCGGAGCCGGCGCGACCGCACCGAGGACGCGGTCGCACCCCGGTAG
- a CDS encoding SDR family NAD(P)-dependent oxidoreductase, whose amino-acid sequence MTDTTRFAGHGVLVTGAARGIGAATARRFAQEGARVLVTDTDGPEAEKTAATLREDGLAAQALVCDVADRASVEAAVAHAVDTFGSLDVLVNSAASCTPDTPLFEDGADEAWARDLDVTLTGTYRCCRAALPHLAATGHGAIVNIGSVNGLQDFGNHAYSAAKAGLGSLTRTLAGHAAARGVRVNLVTPGTVRTSAWEGRDAELDAIRPLYPLGRVGEPEDIAAAVAFLASRDAAWITGTTLTVDGGLTAVNTGFHAGTRGRAGA is encoded by the coding sequence ATGACGGACACAACACGCTTCGCAGGCCACGGAGTTCTCGTCACCGGCGCGGCTCGCGGCATCGGCGCCGCCACCGCCCGGCGGTTCGCGCAGGAGGGGGCCCGGGTGCTGGTGACCGACACGGACGGGCCCGAGGCCGAGAAGACCGCGGCGACGCTGCGGGAGGACGGCCTCGCGGCGCAGGCGCTCGTGTGCGACGTGGCGGACCGGGCGTCCGTCGAGGCGGCCGTCGCCCACGCCGTCGACACCTTCGGCTCCCTCGACGTCCTGGTCAACAGCGCGGCCTCCTGCACCCCCGACACCCCGCTCTTCGAGGACGGCGCGGACGAGGCGTGGGCCCGAGACCTCGACGTCACCCTGACCGGCACCTACCGCTGCTGCCGCGCCGCCCTCCCGCACCTGGCCGCCACCGGCCACGGCGCCATCGTGAACATCGGCTCCGTCAACGGCCTCCAGGACTTCGGCAACCACGCCTACAGTGCCGCCAAGGCCGGCCTCGGCTCCCTCACCCGCACCCTCGCCGGCCACGCCGCCGCCCGCGGCGTCCGCGTCAACCTGGTCACGCCCGGCACGGTGCGCACCTCGGCGTGGGAGGGGCGGGACGCGGAACTCGACGCGATCCGCCCGCTGTACCCCCTGGGGCGGGTCGGCGAACCCGAGGACATCGCCGCGGCCGTCGCCTTCCTGGCGTCCCGCGACGCGGCCTGGATCACCGGCACCACTCTCACCGTCGACGGCGGCCTGACGGCGGTCAACACCGGCTTCCACGCGGGGACACGGGGGCGGGCAGGCGCATGA
- a CDS encoding SDR family oxidoreductase, protein MSQPLKDKVALVAGATRGAGRGIAVELGAAGATVYVTGRSTRARRSEYDRPETIEDTADLVTEAGGHGIAVPTDHLDPAQVRTLVDRVADEQGRLDILVNDIWGGEKLFAWDSPIWEHDLDKGLRLLRLAVETHAITNHHALPLLLRHPGGLVVEMTDGTADYNGDHYRSSFFYDLAKSSVLRMAFSLGHELGPRGATAVALTPGWLRSEMMLEAFGVREDNWRDALERVPHFAISETPRYVGRAVAALAADPDVSRWNGASLSSGQLAQVYGFTDLDGSRPDAWRYLVEVQDAGKPADTTGYR, encoded by the coding sequence ATGTCACAGCCGCTCAAGGACAAGGTCGCACTCGTCGCGGGGGCGACACGGGGAGCCGGACGGGGCATCGCCGTCGAGCTCGGCGCGGCCGGCGCCACCGTCTACGTGACGGGACGCAGCACCCGCGCCCGGCGCTCGGAGTACGACCGCCCCGAGACGATCGAGGACACCGCCGACCTGGTCACCGAGGCCGGCGGCCACGGCATCGCCGTACCCACCGACCATCTCGACCCGGCACAGGTCCGCACCCTCGTGGACCGCGTCGCGGACGAACAGGGCCGCCTCGACATCCTCGTCAACGACATCTGGGGCGGCGAGAAGCTCTTCGCCTGGGACAGCCCGATCTGGGAGCACGACCTCGACAAGGGCCTCAGGCTGCTGCGGCTCGCGGTCGAGACCCACGCGATCACCAACCACCACGCCCTGCCCCTGCTCCTGCGCCACCCCGGCGGACTCGTGGTCGAGATGACCGACGGCACGGCCGACTACAACGGCGACCACTACCGCAGCTCCTTCTTCTACGACCTCGCCAAGTCATCCGTCCTGCGCATGGCCTTCTCCCTCGGCCACGAACTCGGACCGCGCGGCGCCACGGCCGTCGCGCTGACCCCGGGCTGGCTGCGCTCGGAGATGATGCTGGAGGCCTTCGGGGTGCGGGAGGACAACTGGCGCGACGCCCTCGAACGCGTCCCGCACTTCGCCATCTCCGAGACGCCGCGCTATGTCGGCCGCGCCGTCGCCGCCCTCGCCGCCGATCCCGACGTGTCCCGCTGGAACGGCGCGTCCCTCTCCAGCGGGCAGCTCGCGCAGGTCTACGGCTTCACCGACCTCGACGGCAGTCGCCCCGACGCGTGGCGGTATCTCGTCGAGGTCCAGGACGCGGGAAAGCCGGCGGACACTACGGGTTACCGCTGA
- a CDS encoding DUF4180 domain-containing protein, translated as MTTNTLVTLHDVRVLRCAPDGPPLDGESAALDLIGDAYGQEAELVAVPVERVADEFFQLRSGVAGAVMQKFVNYRVRLAVVGDVSHHIAESTALRDFVHETNNGGHIWFLPTYDALDARLRPAG; from the coding sequence ATGACCACCAACACGCTCGTGACCCTGCATGACGTACGCGTCCTGCGCTGCGCTCCCGACGGCCCGCCCCTGGACGGCGAGAGCGCGGCGCTCGATCTCATCGGCGACGCCTACGGGCAGGAGGCCGAGTTGGTCGCGGTGCCGGTGGAGCGGGTCGCAGACGAGTTCTTCCAACTCCGGTCAGGCGTCGCGGGCGCGGTCATGCAGAAGTTCGTGAACTACCGGGTGCGCCTCGCCGTCGTCGGCGACGTCTCCCACCACATCGCCGAGAGCACGGCCCTGCGCGACTTCGTCCACGAGACCAACAACGGCGGCCACATCTGGTTCCTGCCGACCTACGACGCACTCGACGCGCGACTGCGCCCGGCCGGGTGA
- a CDS encoding MBL fold metallo-hydrolase yields MAARIERLVTSGQFSLDGGTWDVDNNVWLVGDDHEVIVIDAAHDADAIAEAVGDRRLTAIVCTHAHNDHIDAAPALADRTGATIWLHPDDLPLWKQTHPDRDPDAHLVDGQIIEAAGADLTVLHTPGHAPGAVCLHDAGLGVVFTGDTLFQGGPGATGRSYSHFPTIIDSIRARLLTLPPETKVLTGHGDATTIGAEVPHLQEWIDRGH; encoded by the coding sequence ATGGCCGCCCGCATCGAACGCCTCGTCACCTCCGGGCAGTTCAGCCTTGACGGCGGCACCTGGGACGTCGACAACAACGTGTGGCTCGTCGGCGACGACCACGAGGTCATCGTCATCGACGCCGCCCATGACGCCGACGCCATCGCCGAGGCCGTCGGCGACCGACGCCTCACCGCGATCGTGTGCACACACGCCCACAACGACCACATCGACGCCGCGCCCGCCCTGGCGGACCGCACCGGCGCCACGATCTGGCTCCACCCCGACGACCTGCCGCTGTGGAAGCAGACCCATCCGGACCGCGACCCCGACGCCCACCTCGTGGACGGGCAGATCATCGAGGCGGCGGGCGCCGACCTCACGGTCCTGCACACGCCGGGCCACGCTCCGGGCGCGGTCTGCCTGCACGACGCCGGGCTGGGCGTCGTCTTCACCGGCGACACCCTCTTCCAGGGCGGCCCCGGCGCCACCGGCCGCTCCTACTCCCACTTCCCGACGATCATCGACTCGATCCGCGCCCGCCTCCTCACCCTCCCGCCCGAGACCAAGGTCCTCACCGGCCACGGCGACGCGACCACCATCGGAGCGGAGGTGCCGCATCTGCAGGAGTGGATCGACCGGGGCCACTGA